The region ACGCTGCGCAACTATCTGTTCGAGCGCTTCCTGTACCGCCTGGCGGCGTCCGAACTGCGCGAGCGATTCGTTCTGAAGGGCGCCATGCTGCTCCGGCTGTGGGCCGACCAGCCCTATCGCGCAACCGTCGATCTCGATCTGCTCTCGCGAGGAAACAGCGACCCGGCGTCCGTGGCCGGCGACATTGCAGCCATTTGCCGCGTGGAGGCTCCAGACGATGCCGTGGTCTTCGATCCCGCATCCATCGTGGCCGAGCCGATTCGTGCGGAGCAGGAATATGCAGGCGTCCGCGTCACCTTCGAGGCGAGGCTCGGGACGATACGTGACCGCTTGCAGGTCGATATCGGTTTCGGGGATGCACTCTGGCCATATCCAGAGGAACTGGTCTATCCCGTCGTGCTCGACGACCCTGCACCGGTGCTGCGCGTCTATCGCCCGGAGACGGTGATCGCCGAATCGACTATCTGGCGCACTCGGAGCGCGTCGACCAAGCCGTGCTGGTCGAGTCGATACGTCGGTCGTTTGCCCGCAGAGGGACGCCGATTCCGGAGCAAACACCG is a window of Banduia mediterranea DNA encoding:
- a CDS encoding nucleotidyl transferase AbiEii/AbiGii toxin family protein, with the translated sequence MTDRPAKDRAASIRARLLNIARQRGEDFQITLRNYLFERFLYRLAASELRERFVLKGAMLLRLWADQPYRATVDLDLLSRGNSDPASVAGDIAAICRVEAPDDAVVFDPASIVAEPIRAEQEYAGVRVTFEARLGTIRDRLQVDIGFGDALWPYPEELVYPVVLDDPAPVLRVYRPETVIAESTIWRTRSASTKPCWSSRYVGRLPAEGRRFRSKHRLG